The Verrucomicrobiota bacterium region CACGGCGACCACGGCGGGAAGACGGGAAAGAGTTCGGGACGGAAGAGAATGCCGCAAATGCTGCAAGCGGAAAAATGCCACAAATGGAAGCGGGGAGTGTCGGGTGCCGAGTTCGGAGTGGCATCGTGGGGGGTGGGTGCGAGTGTCAGCCTTAGAGTTGCCGCCAAGTCCTCTTAATCTGTGTAAATCTGTGTAATCTGTGGACCTCTTCTCTGTTCCGCCTTTATCTGCGTTTATCTGCGTGTTCTGCGGATGATCCTTTCGGTGTTCTCTGTGGATGCGCCGTGTTCGCCGTGTGAGCTACTCGGGGCGGCAGCTTTCCCGGACCCACTCCAGGTAAGCCGGGTTACCCTCCGCGATCGGCGTGGCCACGATCTCCGGAACTTCGTAGGGGTGAGCATCCAGAATGCACTGCCGGACGGCCGCAAGATTCTCCTCGGTCGTCTTGAAAAGCACGAGGACTTCGTCGGCGGTCTCGACCGCCCCTTTCCAGCGGTAGATCGACCGCACACCCGGCACAAGGTTACCGCACGCGGCCAGCCGCCGCTCTACGGCTGAGCGGACGCCGGCTTCCGCCGTCACTCGGTCGGGGAAGGTGACGTAAAGCAAAAAGACGCGCTCGCCCATCCGACGGCTTGGATCAATCTGATTACCGCAGAAAACGTTCGAGGTTTTCGTCCTCCCAGCGCCGGGCCCGGTGAAAACAATGGAACAACCGTTCCCGCCGGTAAAACTCCTCGGTGTGCACCTTGCGGCGGCCCATCTCGTCAATTTCCTCCGGCACGACCGCGTGCAGCATCTCGTGGTAAATCACGTATTCGAGAAACCAGGTCGGAACAAAAGGTGCATCCAAAAGGGGGTGGATCCGGATGATTTTATCCTCTTCCTGGATCGTTCCGAAGACGAAATATTCCTTGGGCGGCAACTTTCGACGACGGCCCCAGGTAATGTTGTACCCCTTCAACGCGTCATCAAAGTACTCAGAGTTTACCTTATCGAATAACGCTTTCAGGTCGAAATACTCGCCTTCATGGGAAAACTCGAGACAACGTTGAAGGGGAAATTTCTTGGCCGAAATTTTTCTCTTTCGCTTTCCCATAAGAGAAGTGGTCTAAGTCTAAGACGCAAACGCCCCACCGCAACCGTAAAACGGCGGGACAAAGGAAAAGAGTTGACGGCCGGAGTTGCGACATTATGGCGCAATCGCCCGCGGGTTGAACCTGGTTTAAGAAGCGTCATCCCGCCCCGGGCAGACAAGCGTGCCAGGACGGCGCTTTGGGCTGCCGGATCGATCGGGGCTGGAGACTGCCGCGACGCCTTATGCGCCCGCATCGGCCTCATCGGCCGCCGCAGCCGCCTCTTCATCCTTTTGGCTGACCACGGGCGCGATATCCTGAAGGCGTTCACCCTCGATCAGGTTGATCAGCTTGACCCCCATGGTGTTACGGCCGGCTTCACGGATTTCGCCGACGCCGATTCGGACCATCTGGCCACCGGTGGTGATCAGCATGATCTCGTCGTCATCATGCACTGTAAGGGCGCCGATAACATCCCCGGTCCGGTCGCCGGTTTTCATCGTGATGATGCCTTTGCCGCCCCGGCTCTGCCGGCGGTACTCATCGAAGCCGGTCCGTTTGCCGATTCCGTTGGCGCCCGCCACCAGCAGGGTTGCGTCCTGCACGGCTTTGGCGATACCGACCACCTCATCATCTTCGTCCGGCCGGATGCCCCAGACGCCGACGGCATTACGGCCCATATCGCGTGCGTCTTCCTCGTGGAACCGGATGCTCATGCCGTGTTTGGTGATCAGCACGACCTCGTTGGAACCGTCGGTCAGCAGCGCATCGATCAGTTCATCGCCTTCCTCGACCTGGATAGCGATGATGCCGCCTTTGCGCACGTTGGCAAAATCGGCCAGGTTCGTCTTTTTGACGATGCCCTTGCGCGTTGCGAACATGACGTGCAGCCCGGGATCCCAGGTCGCCCGTTCGGTGTCGCCGTTTTCACCTTTTGCCTCGATGCGCAGGGTCGCCGCGATCTTTTCGTCGGCACGCAACTCAAGCAGGTTGGCGATGGCCCGGCCTTTTGACCCTCGGGACCCTTCAGGGATCTCGTACACCTTTTCGACGTAACAACGGCCGCTCTGGGTGAAAAACATGAGCGAATCATGCGTGCTGGCTGAGAACAGGTGTTCAACGAAGTCACCTTGTTCCCCTTCCATCTGGGCATCCCGGGTACCCATGCCGATCACACCCCGGCCGCCGCGCCGCTGCGAACGGAACTCGCTGACGGCGGTGCGTTTGATATACCCGCCGTGGGTGATGGTGATGATACAGCCCTCGTTGACGATAAGGTCTTCGATCGCAATTTCGCCCTCGTCAGGGATGATCTGCGTCACGCGCTCGGACCCGTACTTCTGCTGGATCCTGCGTAATTCATCCTTGATGATCGCCATTACCCGGTCGGCGCGTTGCAGGATGTCGAGCAGGTCATCGATTTTGGCCAGGAGATCGCCGTACTCGCCGATGATCTTTTCGCGCTCGAGTCCCGTCAGTTGGTAAAGGCGCAATTCAAGGATCTGATCGGCTTGAAGCGGGCTGAAAAGGTAAAGGCCGTCGACCAGGCGGGCTTCACTCCGGATACGGATGCCGATTTGTTCGACTTGCGTCCGGCTGAATTCGTAGGCCAGCAACTTGACTTTGGCTTCCTCCCGGCTGGCCGAGCTCCGGATGATCTCAATGAAATCGTCGAGGTTGGCCAGCGCGATGAGGTACGCTTCAAGGGTTTCCGCGCGCTGTTCGGCATGCCTGAGCAGGTAACGGGTCCGCCGCAGAATCACGTCGCGCCGGTGCTCCACGTAGCACTGCAGCGCCTCCTTCAACGACAGCAGCTTCGGGCGCCCGTGATCGATCGCCAGCATGTTCACGGCGAAGGAACTCTCCATCGGCGTGTACTTGTACAGGTTGTTCAGGACAACCCGGGCGTTTGCGTCCCGTTTCAGTTCCAGTTCGATCCGGGTGTGCTCGTCCGAAAGGTCACGGACGTCACTGAGGTCGGTAATCACCTTCTCCTGGATCAGCGCTGCAATCCGTTTGATCAGTTCCGCCCGGTTGACGTTGAAGGGGATCTCGGTAATCAGGATCTGTTCGCGGCCGCTTGGGGTCTCTTCAATGACCGCTTTACCGCGCACTTTGAGGCTGCCGCGGCCCAGTTCGGCGTATTGCCGGATACCGGCGGTCCCATGAATGGTGCAACCCGTGGGAAAATCGGGGCCTTTGATGTGCTGCAGCAGTTCTGCAACCGTGATGTCCGGGTTGTCGATCAGCGCGCAGACGCCCTCAACCACCTCGCTCAGGTTATGCGGCGGGATGTTGGTCGCCATTCCCACCGCGATCCCGGTGCCGCCATTTACGAGCAGGTTCGGAAACGCGGCCGGAAATACCACCGGTTCCTGGCTGGTTTCGTCGTAATTGGGTACGAAATCGACGGTGTCCTTGTCCATGTCCTCCATGAGGACGGAGCCAAGGTGGGTCAAACGGGCTTCGGTGTACCGCATCGACGCCGGCGGGTCACCGTCCATGGAGCCGAAATTGCCCTGGCCTTCAATCAGGGTCTCGCGCATGGCCCAGGGTTGGGCCATGTGCACCAGGGTCGGGTAAATGGCCATGTCGCCGTGCGGATGGTAGTTACCCATCGTTTCGCCGACGATCTTGGCGCACTTGATGTGCTTTCGATTCGGGAGCACCCCGAGATCGTTCATGGCGTACAGGATGCGCCGCTGGGACGGTTTTAAGCCGTCGCGGACGTCAGGCAAGGCCCGCGAGATGATGACCGACATCGAGTAGTCGAGGAACGACTTCGACATCTCCTCGGCCACGTTTACCGGCTCGACCTTTTCGCTAGGGTGTAAAGGCATTGATTTTCGTCAAACATCGAGGTTGCGCACGTTCAGTGCGTTGTCCTCAATAAAGGCTCGTCGCGGCTCGACCACGTCACCCATGAGGA contains the following coding sequences:
- a CDS encoding divalent-cation tolerance protein CutA translates to MGERVFLLYVTFPDRVTAEAGVRSAVERRLAACGNLVPGVRSIYRWKGAVETADEVLVLFKTTEENLAAVRQCILDAHPYEVPEIVATPIAEGNPAYLEWVRESCRPE
- the gyrA gene encoding DNA gyrase subunit A produces the protein MPLHPSEKVEPVNVAEEMSKSFLDYSMSVIISRALPDVRDGLKPSQRRILYAMNDLGVLPNRKHIKCAKIVGETMGNYHPHGDMAIYPTLVHMAQPWAMRETLIEGQGNFGSMDGDPPASMRYTEARLTHLGSVLMEDMDKDTVDFVPNYDETSQEPVVFPAAFPNLLVNGGTGIAVGMATNIPPHNLSEVVEGVCALIDNPDITVAELLQHIKGPDFPTGCTIHGTAGIRQYAELGRGSLKVRGKAVIEETPSGREQILITEIPFNVNRAELIKRIAALIQEKVITDLSDVRDLSDEHTRIELELKRDANARVVLNNLYKYTPMESSFAVNMLAIDHGRPKLLSLKEALQCYVEHRRDVILRRTRYLLRHAEQRAETLEAYLIALANLDDFIEIIRSSASREEAKVKLLAYEFSRTQVEQIGIRIRSEARLVDGLYLFSPLQADQILELRLYQLTGLEREKIIGEYGDLLAKIDDLLDILQRADRVMAIIKDELRRIQQKYGSERVTQIIPDEGEIAIEDLIVNEGCIITITHGGYIKRTAVSEFRSQRRGGRGVIGMGTRDAQMEGEQGDFVEHLFSASTHDSLMFFTQSGRCYVEKVYEIPEGSRGSKGRAIANLLELRADEKIAATLRIEAKGENGDTERATWDPGLHVMFATRKGIVKKTNLADFANVRKGGIIAIQVEEGDELIDALLTDGSNEVVLITKHGMSIRFHEEDARDMGRNAVGVWGIRPDEDDEVVGIAKAVQDATLLVAGANGIGKRTGFDEYRRQSRGGKGIITMKTGDRTGDVIGALTVHDDDEIMLITTGGQMVRIGVGEIREAGRNTMGVKLINLIEGERLQDIAPVVSQKDEEAAAAADEADAGA